A region of Methyloprofundus sedimenti DNA encodes the following proteins:
- the ltrA gene encoding group II intron reverse transcriptase/maturase encodes ETRLDEELSQLQEELANWTYQPSPVRRVEIAKPGGKGVRLLGIPTVRDRVVQTTLKLLLEPVFDPHFSPHSYGFRPGRSQHEAVQAAQQIVNSGKPYVVDIDLSKFFDRIHHDRLIARMGEKISDKRILRLVGNMLRSGVMINGIVNPSKEGAMQGGSLSPLLSNIVLDELDQELEKRGLEFCRYADDCNIFVKSQKAADRVMEKVSQFIEKKLKLKVNQEKSQVAKSDAVKFLGFTVVKGTIAIAHKALQTAMSKIEELTPRGTHQTLDTSLDEINQWYVGWSNYYSLTYYPSQLNKIEAHIRRRLRSRIVDQQKRKQHLYRKLAKRGVPRKQASKAVFSNNKRWQLSNARAVTRAYPNSWFINLKGQEIRSDRKLEHWFEVSQWIRLA; translated from the coding sequence GAAACTCGTTTAGACGAAGAGCTAAGTCAGTTGCAAGAGGAACTCGCAAACTGGACTTATCAACCCTCGCCAGTCCGTCGAGTAGAAATAGCCAAGCCGGGAGGCAAAGGTGTACGACTACTCGGCATACCGACGGTACGGGATCGAGTGGTACAAACAACATTAAAGCTACTGCTGGAACCGGTCTTTGATCCGCATTTTTCACCGCACAGCTATGGATTTCGCCCAGGGCGAAGCCAGCACGAAGCGGTACAAGCGGCACAACAGATAGTGAACAGTGGCAAGCCCTACGTGGTGGATATAGATCTATCCAAGTTTTTTGATAGAATCCATCACGACAGGCTGATAGCCCGAATGGGCGAGAAAATATCCGACAAACGGATACTTCGCCTAGTCGGAAACATGTTGCGTAGCGGCGTCATGATCAATGGCATCGTCAACCCCAGCAAGGAAGGCGCAATGCAAGGGGGCTCACTCAGTCCCTTGCTGAGCAATATCGTTCTGGATGAACTGGATCAGGAATTGGAAAAACGTGGACTGGAATTTTGCAGGTACGCGGACGACTGTAATATCTTCGTAAAATCGCAAAAAGCGGCAGATCGAGTGATGGAAAAAGTCAGCCAATTCATCGAAAAGAAGCTGAAACTGAAAGTGAATCAGGAGAAAAGCCAGGTGGCTAAATCCGATGCGGTAAAGTTTTTAGGTTTTACCGTGGTTAAGGGGACAATTGCCATTGCGCATAAAGCCCTGCAAACAGCCATGAGTAAAATCGAAGAACTGACACCGCGAGGTACACATCAGACTCTGGATACATCACTGGACGAGATCAATCAATGGTATGTGGGCTGGTCAAATTACTACAGTTTGACTTACTACCCCTCACAATTGAATAAAATCGAAGCCCATATCAGGCGACGACTACGATCACGAATAGTCGATCAACAAAAGAGAAAACAGCATCTATATCGAAAACTGGCCAAACGGGGCGTACCACGAAAACAAGCATCAAAAGCCGTCTTTTCAAACAACAAACGGTGGCAACTCTCCAATGCGCGAGCAGTGACGAGGGCTTATCCGAACAGTTGGTTTATAAATCTGAAAGGGCAGGAAATACGATCCGACCGAAAGTTAGAGCATTGGTTTGAAGTTTCTCAATGGATACGTCTTGCGTGA
- a CDS encoding OmpP1/FadL family transporter codes for MDTICCNKSLNIRPNDKPVFLVGVLIFAVLPQSAHSGGISLYEIGTPDVGLASAGYSARAQDASTLFKNPAGMSRLHGSQIQAGGQFLYGDVEFSPDGNTSPKLGSDGGGNAIGALPGLSLFYVHDFSDKWKFGLGAFSNFGLVEEYNENWVGRYYVQKSALVGVSIMPSVSYKATDWLSIGIGMNAMFGYLKDEVAINNLDPRVGDGQMTLKDNTWGFGANVGILIEPRKGTRFGITYQSQINLDFAATPSYSNLGPGLSKVLANPSSVNLGMNVPQSVMFGFYQQIDDEWAIMGDVGWQDWSQFGKVDIGLQSSDSSTLTANLNYQDTWHGAIGVQYKAFPDWVFTSGFAYDSSAVSNKDRTVVLPMGEAWRFGLGALWQVTQKLDVNASYEFMWNGDMSVTQGADNILRGQVSGSYANAWFSFFALNFTYRL; via the coding sequence ATGGACACTATATGTTGCAACAAGTCACTGAATATCAGACCCAACGACAAACCTGTATTTTTGGTTGGTGTACTTATTTTCGCAGTACTACCGCAATCGGCACATTCCGGTGGCATTAGTCTTTACGAAATCGGTACACCTGATGTTGGACTGGCTTCGGCCGGTTATTCTGCCAGAGCGCAGGATGCGTCTACACTATTCAAGAATCCTGCGGGCATGAGTCGTCTGCACGGCTCGCAGATCCAGGCCGGCGGACAGTTCCTGTATGGCGATGTTGAATTCTCCCCAGATGGGAATACTTCACCCAAGCTCGGCAGCGATGGGGGCGGCAATGCAATCGGCGCGTTGCCGGGCTTGAGTCTTTTCTATGTCCATGATTTTTCTGATAAATGGAAATTCGGCCTGGGCGCATTTTCTAATTTCGGTCTGGTTGAAGAATATAACGAAAACTGGGTGGGCCGCTATTATGTGCAAAAGAGTGCTCTGGTTGGGGTTTCCATAATGCCTTCCGTGAGTTACAAGGCGACTGACTGGCTCTCAATTGGTATTGGGATGAATGCTATGTTTGGCTACTTGAAAGACGAGGTGGCGATCAACAATCTTGACCCCAGAGTCGGTGATGGACAGATGACACTCAAAGACAATACCTGGGGATTTGGTGCCAACGTCGGTATTTTAATTGAACCACGTAAAGGAACGCGATTTGGCATCACCTATCAATCTCAGATAAACCTCGACTTCGCGGCCACCCCTAGTTATAGCAACCTGGGGCCCGGACTGAGTAAAGTACTTGCTAATCCGTCGAGTGTAAATCTCGGCATGAACGTGCCGCAATCTGTAATGTTTGGTTTTTATCAACAAATCGATGATGAATGGGCGATCATGGGAGATGTCGGATGGCAGGACTGGAGTCAGTTTGGCAAAGTCGATATCGGGCTGCAATCTTCTGATTCCAGTACCCTGACGGCAAACCTCAATTATCAGGATACCTGGCACGGGGCTATTGGTGTCCAGTACAAAGCATTTCCCGATTGGGTGTTTACCAGTGGCTTCGCCTACGACAGTTCGGCAGTGAGCAACAAAGACCGTACTGTAGTTCTGCCAATGGGTGAGGCCTGGCGTTTCGGTCTTGGAGCACTATGGCAAGTAACTCAGAAGTTAGATGTCAACGCATCCTACGAATTTATGTGGAATGGTGATATGTCGGTGACTCAGGGAGCAGATAATATTTTGCGGGGGCAGGTCTCTGGATCCTATGCTAATGCCTGGTTCTCGTTCTTCGCTCTGAATTTCACTTATCGGCTTTAA